One genomic segment of Synechocystis sp. LKSZ1 includes these proteins:
- a CDS encoding response regulator transcription factor encodes MSPVYLSIVEGNPHLRSLLGWHLQQAGYLVQQCTGLQQARQAFTSRQPTVAVIDSDLPDGDGLELCRWLFQQRQSMILILSARNGEQDIVQGLKAGADDYLTKPFGMQEFMARIECLVRRGRMTTAPLLLDYGDLKIDLVQRRVQFQGDFIDLTPQEFSLLYILAQAEGNPLSRTELLRRAWPEAIDNPRTIDTHVLSLRKKIETDPRQPNLIQTVRNVGYRFNLNVLKNTNHSSAKAAANLALESHSRQGRYLSNVN; translated from the coding sequence GTGAGTCCAGTCTATCTTTCTATCGTCGAGGGCAATCCGCACCTAAGGTCACTCCTGGGTTGGCATCTCCAGCAGGCAGGGTATTTAGTACAGCAATGCACCGGCCTCCAGCAGGCCCGTCAGGCCTTTACTAGCCGTCAGCCCACCGTTGCTGTAATCGACTCCGATTTACCCGATGGGGATGGGCTCGAACTCTGTCGCTGGCTTTTTCAGCAACGACAGTCGATGATTCTGATCCTGTCGGCTCGTAATGGAGAACAGGATATTGTCCAGGGCCTGAAGGCCGGGGCTGACGATTATCTGACGAAGCCCTTCGGTATGCAAGAGTTTATGGCCAGAATTGAATGCTTGGTGCGTCGGGGCCGGATGACAACAGCGCCCTTGCTCCTGGACTACGGCGACCTCAAAATTGATCTGGTTCAAAGAAGAGTGCAATTCCAAGGCGATTTTATCGATCTGACTCCCCAAGAATTTAGTCTGCTCTACATTTTGGCCCAAGCCGAAGGCAATCCCCTCAGCCGCACGGAATTATTACGCCGGGCCTGGCCCGAGGCCATTGACAACCCCCGCACCATTGACACCCATGTATTGTCTTTGCGGAAAAAGATTGAAACCGATCCGCGTCAACCTAATCTAATCCAAACCGTTCGGAACGTCGGCTATCGCTTCAACCTCAATGTTCTTAAAAATACCAACCACAGTTCTGCTAAAGCCGCGGCAAATCTGGCCCTTGAAAGCCACAGCCGCCAGGGCCGTTATTTGTCCAATGTAAATTAA
- the nifJ gene encoding pyruvate:ferredoxin (flavodoxin) oxidoreductase, which produces MRPKTYATLDGNEAVARVAYRLSEVIAIYPITPSSPMGEWADAWASEHRPNLWGTIPAVVEMQSEGGAAGAIHGALQSGSLTTTFTASQGLMLMLPNLYKIAGELTAAVIHVAARSLAAQGLSIFGDHSDVMAARQTGFALLASASVQEAQDLALIATATSLQTRIPALHFFDGFRTSHEVQKVELLNDDDLRVLIRDEDVLAHRQRALTPDRPVLRGTAQNPDVYFQARETVNPFYAEYPAVLERVMQAFGDLTGRKYRPFDYYGDPEAERVVILMGSGCETAQETVDALMAQGEKVGVLKVRLYRPFDAQRLLAALPPTVQKIAVLDRTKEPGSPGEPLYLDVVTAFAERGGILPKIVGGRYGLSSKEFTPAMVKGVLDNLQQSALKNHFTIGINDDVSLTSLPYDPQFSTEPASVVRAIFFGLGSDGTVGANKNSIKIIGEDTDNYAQGYFVYDSKKSGSVTVSHLRFGPNPIHSTYLIDRANFVACHQWEFIDKFDLVTPAMTGATLLLNSPYSVEEVWSKLPRPLQAQIITKQLKLYTINAYQVAREAGMGGRINTVMQVCFFALSGVLPKDEAIAAIKKSIRKSYGKKGEEIVQMNIKAVDATLDHLYEVPVPAEVDAEAPELKPLIADTAPAFVRDVLGKMMARQGDDLPVSALPCDGTYPTGTAKWEKRNVTQEIPVWDTDVCVQCGKCVIVCPHGVIRSKAYGEEQLQQAPTTFKSTGAKDHDWQGLKFTIQVAAEDCTGCGICVDVCPAKNKSQPRLRAINMAPQLPLREAERENWDFFLQLPNPDRRHLNLNKISHQQMQEPLFEFSGACAGCGETPYLKLVSQLFGDRMLVANATGCSSIYGGNLPTTPWTQNTEGRGPAWSNSLFEDNAEFGLGFRVSIDKQAEFAAELLQALATEIGESLVTEILSNAQQTEADIFEQRQRVETLKQRLGQLLASTEREQRAKLVMLQSLADYLVKKSVWIVGGDGWAYDIGYGGLDHVLASGRNVNILVMDTEVYSNTGGQASKATPRGAVAKFAAGGKPSPKKDLGLMAMTYGNVYVASIAMGAKNEQSIRAFLEAEAYPGVSLIIAYSHCIAHGINMTTAMNHQKELVESGRWLLYRYNPSLSQSGKNPLQLDMRAPKVPVDRTMYLENRFSMLARSQPEAAKQLLKLAQGDVSTRWAMYQYLANRPLGNGQGNGHSQSSETPRPAEMV; this is translated from the coding sequence ATGAGACCGAAAACCTACGCCACCCTCGACGGGAATGAAGCTGTGGCCCGGGTTGCCTACCGCCTCAGTGAAGTCATTGCAATTTACCCCATTACGCCCTCCTCTCCCATGGGGGAATGGGCGGATGCCTGGGCCTCGGAACATCGTCCAAATCTATGGGGAACCATTCCTGCAGTGGTGGAAATGCAGAGTGAGGGCGGAGCTGCCGGGGCCATTCATGGGGCCTTACAATCGGGGTCTTTAACAACGACCTTCACCGCCTCCCAGGGCCTGATGCTGATGCTCCCCAATCTCTACAAAATTGCGGGGGAATTAACGGCGGCCGTGATCCATGTGGCGGCCCGTTCCTTGGCGGCCCAGGGCCTTTCGATTTTTGGTGACCACAGTGATGTCATGGCGGCGCGGCAGACGGGGTTTGCCCTCTTGGCCTCAGCTTCAGTGCAGGAAGCCCAGGATTTAGCGCTAATTGCGACAGCCACTAGCTTGCAAACTCGGATTCCGGCCCTGCATTTCTTTGATGGTTTTCGTACCTCCCACGAAGTGCAAAAAGTGGAATTACTCAACGATGATGACCTACGGGTCTTGATTCGAGATGAAGATGTTCTGGCCCACCGTCAACGGGCCCTGACCCCGGATCGTCCGGTCTTGCGGGGAACGGCTCAAAACCCGGATGTCTATTTCCAGGCCAGGGAAACCGTAAATCCTTTCTATGCCGAGTATCCAGCCGTTTTAGAGCGGGTGATGCAGGCCTTTGGCGACCTCACCGGACGCAAATACCGTCCCTTTGATTACTACGGCGATCCAGAAGCAGAGCGGGTGGTGATCCTGATGGGGTCTGGCTGTGAAACAGCCCAGGAAACCGTCGATGCGTTGATGGCCCAGGGGGAAAAAGTCGGCGTTTTGAAAGTGCGGCTCTATCGGCCCTTTGACGCCCAACGACTGCTGGCAGCTTTACCCCCAACAGTGCAAAAAATAGCGGTGCTAGACCGAACGAAGGAACCGGGGAGTCCCGGGGAACCGCTCTACCTAGATGTGGTTACAGCTTTTGCCGAACGGGGCGGGATTTTACCCAAAATTGTCGGGGGCCGCTATGGCCTGTCCTCGAAGGAATTTACACCAGCCATGGTCAAGGGCGTTTTGGACAATCTCCAGCAGTCGGCCCTGAAAAATCACTTTACCATTGGCATTAATGATGATGTCAGCCTGACCAGTCTGCCCTACGACCCGCAGTTTTCAACGGAACCGGCTTCGGTGGTACGGGCCATTTTCTTTGGCCTGGGTTCCGATGGCACCGTGGGGGCCAATAAAAACTCGATCAAGATCATTGGCGAAGATACCGACAACTACGCCCAGGGTTACTTTGTCTATGACTCGAAGAAATCCGGTTCAGTAACGGTATCTCACCTTCGCTTTGGCCCCAATCCAATCCACTCCACCTATTTAATTGATCGGGCCAATTTTGTTGCCTGTCACCAATGGGAATTTATTGACAAGTTTGACCTCGTTACCCCTGCGATGACCGGGGCCACGCTTCTGCTCAATAGTCCCTACTCTGTGGAGGAGGTCTGGTCGAAATTACCCCGTCCCCTCCAAGCCCAAATTATTACCAAACAGCTTAAGCTTTATACCATCAATGCCTACCAAGTGGCCCGCGAAGCCGGCATGGGCGGCCGCATTAATACGGTGATGCAGGTTTGTTTCTTTGCCCTTTCTGGGGTTTTACCCAAGGACGAAGCCATCGCGGCCATCAAAAAATCGATCCGCAAGAGCTACGGTAAGAAAGGGGAAGAGATTGTCCAGATGAATATTAAGGCTGTAGATGCCACTCTGGATCATTTGTATGAAGTCCCCGTTCCCGCTGAGGTGGATGCTGAGGCACCTGAACTCAAACCCCTGATTGCGGATACGGCCCCCGCCTTCGTTCGCGATGTACTGGGTAAAATGATGGCTCGCCAAGGGGATGATTTACCGGTGAGTGCCCTGCCCTGTGACGGCACCTATCCGACGGGGACGGCCAAATGGGAAAAACGCAACGTCACCCAGGAAATTCCCGTTTGGGACACCGATGTCTGTGTGCAGTGCGGCAAATGCGTCATTGTCTGTCCCCACGGGGTAATCCGCTCCAAAGCCTATGGGGAAGAACAACTCCAGCAAGCCCCGACTACCTTCAAAAGTACCGGCGCCAAAGATCACGATTGGCAGGGCCTCAAGTTCACCATCCAAGTAGCCGCCGAGGATTGTACCGGCTGTGGTATCTGCGTGGATGTTTGTCCTGCTAAAAACAAATCCCAGCCTCGTTTACGGGCCATCAACATGGCGCCCCAACTGCCCCTACGGGAAGCAGAGCGGGAGAATTGGGACTTCTTCCTACAATTACCGAATCCTGACCGCCGCCATCTCAATCTGAATAAAATCAGTCATCAACAGATGCAGGAACCCCTCTTTGAGTTCTCCGGGGCCTGTGCCGGTTGTGGGGAAACCCCCTACCTCAAGCTGGTTAGCCAATTGTTCGGTGACCGGATGTTAGTGGCCAATGCCACGGGCTGTTCTTCCATCTACGGCGGTAACCTCCCAACAACCCCCTGGACCCAGAATACCGAGGGCCGTGGCCCTGCTTGGTCTAACTCTCTCTTTGAAGATAATGCCGAATTTGGCCTAGGTTTCCGGGTTTCCATTGATAAACAAGCGGAATTTGCGGCGGAATTGCTCCAGGCCCTGGCTACCGAGATCGGAGAAAGCTTGGTCACAGAGATTTTGAGCAATGCCCAACAAACGGAAGCCGACATCTTCGAGCAACGGCAACGGGTTGAAACGCTGAAGCAACGCCTTGGTCAATTACTGGCCAGTACCGAAAGGGAGCAACGGGCCAAATTGGTCATGCTCCAATCCCTGGCCGATTACTTGGTGAAGAAAAGTGTCTGGATTGTCGGTGGCGATGGCTGGGCCTACGACATTGGCTACGGGGGCCTCGATCATGTCCTAGCCAGTGGCCGTAATGTCAATATCTTGGTCATGGATACGGAAGTCTATTCCAATACTGGGGGCCAGGCCTCGAAAGCAACCCCCCGAGGGGCCGTCGCTAAATTTGCGGCGGGAGGGAAACCCTCTCCCAAAAAAGACCTGGGGCTAATGGCCATGACCTACGGCAATGTCTATGTGGCTAGTATCGCCATGGGGGCCAAAAATGAGCAATCGATCCGGGCTTTCCTGGAAGCGGAGGCTTATCCAGGCGTGTCGCTGATTATTGCCTACTCCCACTGCATTGCCCACGGCATCAATATGACCACGGCTATGAACCATCAAAAAGAACTGGTGGAGAGTGGTCGCTGGTTGCTCTACCGCTACAATCCCAGTCTGAGCCAAAGCGGTAAAAATCCCCTGCAATTGGATATGCGCGCGCCGAAAGTGCCGGTGGATCGCACGATGTATCTGGAAAACCGTTTTTCGATGCTGGCCCGTAGTCAACCCGAGGCGGCCAAACAACTGCTGAAACTAGCTCAAGGGGATGTATCAACCCGTTGGGCCATGTACCAATACCTGGCCAATCGTCCCCTAGGCAATGGTCAGGGCAATGGGCACAGTCAATCGAGCGAGACCCCAAGGCCGGCGGAAATGGTTTAG
- a CDS encoding dihydroorotate dehydrogenase-like protein: MNLTTTYLGMALKSPLVVGSCAPLTEDLNNLKKMEDAGAAAIVLHSFFEEQLRQERLELHHHFTHGTESFAEALNYFPEPQVFHLGSEEYLSHIRQAKESLEIPIIASLNGSTLGGWLDYAQQIEQAGADALELNIYYLPTDPEVSGTEIEENYLDILRVVRAEVKIPIAVKVAPFFSNTANMAKRLAETGADGLVLFNRFYQPDFDLENLEVYPHIILSSPQALRLPMHWIALLYGRIPCDLAATSGIHHTTDILKMLMAGAKITQLVSVLLRYGIDYLATLESNLRDWLVEHDYESVAQMQGSLSQLHCPDPTAFERVQYIKALQSYLPAWRTLDNNEAEEALH, translated from the coding sequence ATGAATCTGACAACAACTTATCTCGGTATGGCCCTGAAATCTCCCTTGGTGGTGGGTTCCTGTGCCCCCCTAACAGAGGATTTAAATAATCTTAAAAAAATGGAAGATGCTGGGGCCGCAGCCATTGTTTTACATTCCTTTTTTGAAGAACAATTACGACAAGAGCGCTTAGAATTGCACCATCACTTTACCCACGGGACGGAAAGCTTTGCCGAGGCCCTGAACTACTTTCCTGAACCCCAAGTCTTTCATCTGGGTTCAGAAGAATACCTCAGTCATATTCGCCAAGCCAAGGAAAGTCTAGAGATTCCAATCATTGCTAGCTTAAACGGTTCGACCCTCGGCGGCTGGCTTGATTATGCTCAACAAATTGAACAGGCTGGTGCCGATGCCCTTGAATTGAATATTTACTATCTGCCTACGGATCCCGAAGTTTCTGGTACGGAAATTGAAGAGAATTATCTGGATATTTTGCGGGTCGTCCGAGCTGAAGTTAAAATTCCGATTGCCGTTAAAGTAGCGCCCTTTTTTAGCAATACGGCCAACATGGCTAAACGTTTAGCGGAAACGGGAGCTGACGGCTTAGTCTTGTTTAATCGTTTTTATCAGCCGGATTTTGACCTGGAAAATTTAGAGGTCTATCCCCACATTATCCTCAGTAGTCCCCAGGCCTTGCGGTTGCCGATGCATTGGATTGCACTTCTTTACGGCCGTATTCCCTGTGATCTAGCAGCTACCAGTGGCATTCACCACACCACCGATATCCTCAAAATGCTGATGGCTGGGGCCAAAATTACCCAGCTGGTGAGTGTTTTACTACGCTATGGCATTGATTACCTAGCCACCCTGGAAAGCAATTTGCGGGATTGGCTGGTAGAACACGACTATGAATCGGTGGCCCAGATGCAGGGCAGTCTTAGCCAACTCCATTGTCCTGACCCCACGGCCTTTGAACGGGTTCAGTACATCAAGGCCCTGCAAAGCTATCTGCCGGCCTGGCGAACCCTCGACAATAACGAAGCCGAAGAAGCATTGCACTAA
- a CDS encoding ATP-dependent 6-phosphofructokinase, with translation MANPKRIGILTSGGDCPGLNAVIRAVVKASALKGWEVFGIPYGTDGFIEVAHGKYQAEDLLLSKHGYALPGMLKGLDVLQFLSGSILGSLSKGHPENPEIAAAILQGYALLNLDALIVIGGDGSLDIIYDLAQKGQWNIIAIPKTIDNDVPFTEWAVGFTTAVDIVTQALYDLTFTAASHERVIIVQVMGRDAGHLALHAGIAGGADMILIPELTPALTVEMIEGCCQQLMKLRHAGRHFALIVISEGVHDLEGRKEKYIADYLADKISQVSQRLCDSPDPRYCDLQALDIRATTLGHIQRSGTPLSIDRLLATFFGIKAVELIEEEHFDEVVVWQNGQVQSIPLKPIITIIKQCHQEKRCAFPVDPEGFIVKTARSLGIYLGET, from the coding sequence ATGGCTAATCCCAAACGTATCGGTATTCTCACCAGTGGTGGGGACTGTCCTGGTCTGAATGCCGTTATCCGAGCCGTGGTTAAGGCCTCGGCCCTCAAGGGCTGGGAGGTCTTTGGTATTCCCTACGGGACTGATGGCTTTATTGAAGTAGCCCACGGCAAATATCAGGCCGAAGATTTGCTCTTAAGCAAACATGGCTACGCGCTCCCTGGTATGCTCAAGGGCCTGGATGTGTTGCAGTTCCTGAGTGGTAGCATTCTCGGTTCCCTGAGTAAAGGCCACCCGGAAAACCCGGAAATTGCCGCGGCGATTCTTCAGGGATACGCCTTGCTTAACCTGGATGCCCTGATCGTGATTGGTGGCGATGGCAGTCTTGATATTATCTACGATCTAGCCCAGAAAGGCCAGTGGAATATTATTGCCATTCCTAAAACCATTGATAATGATGTTCCCTTTACCGAGTGGGCCGTTGGTTTTACCACGGCGGTAGATATTGTGACCCAGGCCCTTTATGATCTGACCTTTACCGCCGCCAGTCATGAGCGCGTTATCATTGTCCAAGTCATGGGCCGGGATGCTGGCCACTTGGCGCTTCATGCGGGGATTGCAGGGGGAGCCGATATGATTTTGATTCCCGAATTAACGCCGGCCCTCACCGTCGAAATGATCGAGGGATGCTGTCAGCAACTGATGAAACTCCGCCACGCTGGTCGCCACTTCGCCCTGATTGTCATTTCCGAAGGCGTCCACGATCTAGAGGGCCGAAAGGAAAAATATATTGCCGATTACCTGGCCGACAAAATTAGTCAGGTCAGTCAACGCCTGTGTGACAGTCCGGATCCCCGCTATTGTGACCTCCAGGCCCTAGACATCCGCGCCACTACCCTCGGCCATATCCAGCGGAGCGGAACGCCCCTTTCCATTGACCGTCTCCTCGCTACTTTTTTTGGTATTAAAGCCGTCGAACTGATCGAAGAGGAGCACTTTGATGAAGTCGTCGTTTGGCAAAATGGCCAGGTACAGAGCATTCCCCTCAAACCGATTATTACCATCATCAAACAGTGCCACCAGGAGAAGCGTTGTGCCTTTCCCGTTGACCCCGAAGGTTTTATCGTTAAAACGGCCCGCTCCCTCGGCATTTACTTAGGCGAAACTTGA
- a CDS encoding adenylosuccinate synthase encodes MANVIVIGAQWGDEGKGKITDLLSRSADVVVRPQGGVNAGHTIVVQDQTFKLHLIPSGILYPETECIIGSGTVIDPRVLLQEVDQLQALNVSVERLYISQTAHITMPYHRLLDEASEEKRGKHKIGTTGRGIGPTYADKSERTGIRVIDLMDPDILRKKLIWTINYKNVILEKLYELPPLDPEAVIEEYLGYAERLRPHVVDSSLKIYEAIHQRKNILFEGAQGTLLDLDHGTYPYVTSSNPVAGGACVGAGIGPTMIDRVIGVAKAYTTRVGEGPFPTELEGDLNQHLCERGAEFGTTTGRRRRCGWFDGVIGRYAVRINGLDCLAVTKLDVLDQLEEIKVCVAYELDGKTCDHFPGNAAEFARCKPIYETLPGWQCSTEHCKTLEDLPSQALSYLKFLAELMEVPIAIVSLGASRDQTIIVEDPIHGPKRALLYANGTSVDPQKV; translated from the coding sequence TTGGCTAACGTTATCGTCATCGGCGCTCAATGGGGCGACGAAGGAAAAGGAAAAATCACGGATCTGTTGAGTCGCTCCGCCGACGTGGTCGTTCGTCCCCAGGGGGGAGTTAATGCCGGGCATACCATTGTCGTCCAAGACCAGACCTTTAAATTACATCTCATTCCCTCGGGGATTTTATACCCAGAAACGGAATGTATTATTGGCTCAGGCACGGTGATCGACCCTCGAGTTTTACTCCAGGAAGTTGATCAATTACAGGCTTTAAATGTTTCCGTTGAGCGTCTTTACATTTCCCAGACGGCTCACATCACCATGCCCTACCACCGTTTACTGGATGAGGCTTCGGAGGAAAAGCGGGGCAAACATAAAATTGGTACCACCGGGCGCGGGATTGGGCCGACCTACGCCGATAAATCCGAGCGCACTGGCATTCGGGTCATCGATTTGATGGATCCTGATATTCTACGCAAGAAATTAATCTGGACAATTAACTATAAAAACGTCATTTTAGAAAAGCTATACGAATTGCCGCCCCTAGATCCTGAGGCAGTGATTGAAGAGTACCTTGGCTATGCCGAACGTCTCCGTCCCCACGTTGTGGATAGCTCTCTTAAAATCTATGAAGCAATCCACCAGCGCAAAAATATTCTCTTTGAAGGGGCCCAGGGCACTCTCCTCGATTTAGACCATGGTACCTATCCCTACGTCACCTCTTCCAACCCAGTGGCTGGCGGGGCCTGTGTTGGGGCCGGCATTGGGCCGACCATGATTGACCGGGTGATTGGGGTAGCCAAGGCCTATACGACTCGGGTTGGAGAAGGCCCCTTTCCCACCGAACTTGAGGGCGACCTCAACCAACACCTCTGTGAGCGAGGGGCCGAATTTGGTACGACCACAGGCCGTCGTCGCCGCTGTGGTTGGTTTGATGGGGTCATTGGCCGCTATGCGGTGCGGATCAATGGTCTGGATTGCTTAGCGGTCACTAAGCTAGATGTCCTCGACCAACTGGAGGAAATTAAGGTCTGTGTGGCCTACGAACTGGATGGTAAAACCTGCGACCATTTTCCGGGTAACGCCGCTGAATTTGCTCGCTGTAAACCCATCTATGAAACTCTCCCCGGTTGGCAATGTTCCACCGAGCATTGCAAAACCCTGGAAGATCTCCCCTCCCAGGCCCTCAGCTACCTCAAGTTTCTCGCAGAATTGATGGAAGTTCCCATTGCCATTGTTTCCCTGGGCGCCAGCCGGGATCAGACCATTATCGTGGAAGACCCCATTCATGGCCCTAAACGAGCTTTGCTCTATGCCAATGGTACCTCCGTTGATCCGCAGAAAGTGTAG
- the rplY gene encoding 50S ribosomal protein L25, with the protein MSVSIECQKRPEKSNPRALRREGLIPATLYGHNGAESISLTVDHKEATTLLRYAKVNETLVDVKIPDLSWEGKALIREVQAHPWKRNLYHLSFFYQANPTEA; encoded by the coding sequence ATGTCTGTCTCCATTGAATGTCAAAAACGTCCTGAGAAAAGTAATCCCCGCGCCCTGCGTCGGGAAGGCCTGATTCCGGCCACCCTCTACGGCCACAATGGTGCTGAATCTATTTCTCTCACGGTCGATCATAAAGAGGCTACCACCCTGTTGCGCTACGCGAAGGTTAACGAAACCCTCGTTGATGTGAAAATTCCTGACCTCTCCTGGGAAGGTAAGGCCCTGATCCGTGAAGTCCAAGCCCACCCCTGGAAGCGGAATTTATACCACCTCAGCTTTTTCTATCAAGCCAATCCCACCGAGGCTTAA
- a CDS encoding GNAT family N-acetyltransferase: MTIANEAPTVLIRPVQYRDLENLNPLLERPVELGQYPTDLSLPEQLEQVRFWYGLIKFLQCFPNPLQHLFSGYVAEEVASGRLGGFVQIAPFNSSRSTWRVERVLLDSSAIQPDLVTDPKGLGSQLLRYCFERVWEARTWLLEVNIQAKNSLALYRQNGFQPLAQMTYWSLSPDRLALLANNDPDLPNLLPVSNADSFLLYQLDCVSMPPLLRQVFDRHGQDFKVRFLPSLVTRLQHRLHQRQEVSGYVFEPQRKAAIAYFKLIISKKGVRPHQAELTVHPAYTWLYPKLLVHMARLVHHLPEQSLELMSADYQHEREEYLEQLGAQRVEHTLLMSRSVWHKLKETKPERLQLSEVLQGLHPAPRSAIPSRMSLLNLALKAKPEETTGEVPDSRPPSDTLPKNGHHV, from the coding sequence ATGACCATTGCAAATGAGGCTCCGACGGTGCTAATTCGCCCCGTTCAATACCGCGATTTGGAAAATCTCAATCCGCTCTTAGAGCGACCCGTGGAGTTAGGCCAATATCCGACGGATTTGAGCTTGCCAGAACAATTGGAGCAGGTACGCTTTTGGTATGGTCTGATCAAGTTTTTGCAATGTTTCCCCAATCCGCTCCAGCACCTTTTTTCCGGTTACGTCGCCGAAGAGGTTGCGTCTGGTCGCCTGGGGGGATTCGTCCAAATTGCCCCCTTCAACAGTAGCCGCAGTACCTGGCGGGTAGAACGGGTACTCCTTGACTCCTCTGCTATTCAGCCTGATTTGGTGACCGATCCCAAGGGCCTAGGCTCCCAATTATTGCGCTACTGCTTTGAGCGAGTCTGGGAGGCCAGAACTTGGTTACTGGAAGTAAATATCCAGGCCAAGAATAGTTTGGCCCTCTACCGTCAGAATGGTTTCCAACCCCTGGCCCAGATGACCTACTGGTCTTTGTCCCCCGACCGTCTGGCCCTGCTGGCCAATAATGACCCCGATTTACCGAATCTTTTGCCCGTGAGCAATGCGGATTCTTTCCTGCTCTACCAGTTAGATTGTGTTTCTATGCCGCCTCTCCTGCGTCAGGTCTTCGACCGTCATGGCCAGGATTTTAAAGTTCGTTTTCTCCCCTCCCTGGTAACGCGCCTGCAACATCGTCTTCACCAACGCCAGGAAGTCAGTGGTTATGTTTTTGAACCCCAGAGAAAAGCAGCCATTGCCTACTTCAAGCTCATTATTTCTAAAAAGGGTGTCCGTCCCCACCAGGCCGAATTAACGGTGCATCCAGCCTATACCTGGCTCTATCCCAAATTACTCGTTCACATGGCCCGCTTGGTGCATCATTTGCCGGAGCAGTCTTTGGAATTGATGTCTGCCGACTACCAACACGAACGGGAGGAATATTTAGAGCAATTGGGGGCCCAACGAGTGGAACATACCCTGCTGATGTCGCGTTCCGTCTGGCATAAGCTCAAAGAAACCAAACCCGAACGCCTGCAATTGTCGGAAGTGCTCCAGGGCCTGCACCCAGCTCCGCGTTCTGCGATTCCTAGCCGCATGTCCCTGCTCAATCTGGCCCTCAAAGCCAAACCAGAGGAGACGACTGGAGAGGTTCCAGATAGCCGGCCGCCCTCGGATACCCTGCCTAAAAATGGTCACCATGTCTAA
- the ruvX gene encoding Holliday junction resolvase RuvX → MERISALGLDVGKKRIGIAGCDGTGLVAAGLMTLERTSFTQDCQQLQALIQEREITLLVVGLPYNLDGSLGFQAKQVQKFARCLAEALQLPVEYVDERLTSVEAENQLKAQKRFSTYNKGLIDQQAAQIILQQWLDQRRHRQFPRD, encoded by the coding sequence ATGGAACGGATCTCGGCTCTGGGTTTAGATGTTGGCAAAAAGCGTATCGGCATTGCTGGCTGTGATGGTACGGGCCTGGTAGCGGCCGGATTGATGACCCTAGAGAGAACATCCTTTACCCAAGATTGTCAACAACTCCAGGCCCTTATTCAAGAACGGGAGATTACCCTTTTGGTCGTTGGCCTGCCCTACAACCTCGACGGGAGTCTGGGATTTCAGGCCAAACAGGTGCAAAAATTTGCTCGATGTTTGGCCGAGGCCCTGCAACTTCCTGTTGAATACGTTGACGAACGGCTTACCTCCGTAGAGGCAGAAAATCAACTCAAGGCCCAAAAACGTTTTTCCACCTATAACAAGGGCCTGATTGACCAACAGGCCGCCCAAATTATTTTGCAACAATGGCTCGACCAACGCCGTCACCGCCAGTTCCCTAGGGATTAG